One window of the Oncorhynchus masou masou isolate Uvic2021 unplaced genomic scaffold, UVic_Omas_1.1 unplaced_scaffold_2107, whole genome shotgun sequence genome contains the following:
- the LOC135532915 gene encoding adipocyte plasma membrane-associated protein-like isoform X1: protein MAARLTGDWIQPDCDLTGRARAAEGFTMLGKRGILVVLLSVAVGVYLLPSPINPQPYIFKGPPPLLEGPLAVNTRLQNGRRLFTGQLHGPESFTADQEGNVYTGTVDGKLWRIHQETLTLITHMGQDLQECGSRTDYEPVCGRPHGVRLDSGGQLIVADSYFGLFSVDPQTGHKTLLLDSKTGADGVPFAFLNGLEISSQTGIIYFTDSSSRWGRRHVKLEVIETNALGRLLTFDPLSGRVGVLLDGLYMPNGIALSPDESFLLLAETSIGCILRYWLKGPKAGTKEVIMNNMPGYPDNIRLSDRGTFLVGLTTTRFRKLMPPFLDLIGPYPAVKRFLAKVVPLSWYNMLLPRYGLVLELDGEGEVLGSLHDPTGSLTWAVSDVFSHQGRIYLGSTDLPFLPVLEDWS, encoded by the exons ATGGCGGCGAGGCTCACCGGAGACTGGATCCAACCGGACTGTGATCTAACCGGACGGGCGCGAGCTGCAGAGGGATTCACTAT gctagggaagagagggaTATTAGTGGTCCTGCTATCGGTGGCTGTAGGGGtctacctcctcccctcacccATAAACCCTCAGCCTTACAT ATTCAAGGGACCCCCTCCGCTCCTGGAGGGCCCACTGGCTGTCAACACCAGACTACAGAACGGGCGTAGGCTGTTCACTGGACAACTGCATGGACCAGAATCCTTCACTGCGGACCAGGAGG GTAACGTGTACACAGGGACGGTGGATGGGAAGCTGTGGAGGATCCATCAGGAGACTCTAACCCTCATCACCCACATGGGACAGGACTTACAGGAGTGTG GTAGCAGGACAGACTATGAGCCAGTCTGTGGTCGTCCTCATGGTGTGCGGTTGGACAGTGGTGGTCAGCTGATCGTAGCTGACTCCTACTTTGGGCTGTTTTCTGTTGACCCCCAGACTGGACACAAGACCCTGCTACTGGACAGCAAGACAG GAGCTGACGGGGTTCCGTTTGCGTTCCTGAACGGCTTGGAGATCTCCTCTCAGACTGGGATCATTTACTTTACGGACTCCTCCTCTCGCTGGGGACGACGGCACGTCAAACTAGAG GTGATAGAGACCAACGCTCTGGGTCGTCTCCTGACCTTTGACCCCTTGTCAGGGCGTGTGGGTGTCCTACTGGATGGTCTCTACATGCCCAATGGCATCGCCCTGTCACCTGACGagagcttcctgctgctagccgAGACCAGCATCGGGTGTAtcctcag gTACTGGCTGAAAGGCCCCAAGGCTGGCACCAAGGAGGTCATCATGAACAATATGCCCGGTTACCCTGACAACATCCGCCTTAGCGACCGTGGAACCTTCCTGGTTGGCCTAACGACCACACGCTTCAGGAAGCTCATGCCTCCATTCCTGGACCTGATTGGTCCGTACCCAGCGGTCAAACGCTTTCTGGCTAAG GTGGTTCCTCTGAGCTGGTACAACATGCTGTTGCCTAGATACGGCCTAGTGTTGGAGTTGGACGGGGAAGGGGAGGTGCTGGGGAGTCTCCATGACCCTACAGGCAGCCTGACCTGGGCCGTCAGCGACGTGTTCTCCCACCAGGGGAGAATCTACCTGGGTAGCACCGACCTGCCCTTCCTTCCTGTCCTGGAGGACTGGAGCTAA
- the LOC135532915 gene encoding adipocyte plasma membrane-associated protein-like isoform X2, with the protein MAARLTGDWIQPDCDLTGRARAAEGFTMLGKRGILVVLLSVAVGVYLLPSPINPQPYIFKGPPPLLEGPLAVNTRLQNGRRLFTGQLHGPESFTADQEGNVYTGTVDGKLWRIHQETLTLITHMGQDLQECGSRTDYEPVCGRPHGVRLDSGGQLIVADSYFGLFSVDPQTGHKTLLLDSKTGADGVPFAFLNGLEISSQTGIIYFTDSSSRWGRRHVKLEVIETNALGRLLTFDPLSGRVGVLLDGLYMPNGIALSPDESFLLLAETSIGCILRYWLKGPKAGTKEVIMNNMPGYPDNIRLSDRGTFLVGLTTTRFRKLMPPFLDLIGPYPAVKRFLAKAAVRLERVI; encoded by the exons ATGGCGGCGAGGCTCACCGGAGACTGGATCCAACCGGACTGTGATCTAACCGGACGGGCGCGAGCTGCAGAGGGATTCACTAT gctagggaagagagggaTATTAGTGGTCCTGCTATCGGTGGCTGTAGGGGtctacctcctcccctcacccATAAACCCTCAGCCTTACAT ATTCAAGGGACCCCCTCCGCTCCTGGAGGGCCCACTGGCTGTCAACACCAGACTACAGAACGGGCGTAGGCTGTTCACTGGACAACTGCATGGACCAGAATCCTTCACTGCGGACCAGGAGG GTAACGTGTACACAGGGACGGTGGATGGGAAGCTGTGGAGGATCCATCAGGAGACTCTAACCCTCATCACCCACATGGGACAGGACTTACAGGAGTGTG GTAGCAGGACAGACTATGAGCCAGTCTGTGGTCGTCCTCATGGTGTGCGGTTGGACAGTGGTGGTCAGCTGATCGTAGCTGACTCCTACTTTGGGCTGTTTTCTGTTGACCCCCAGACTGGACACAAGACCCTGCTACTGGACAGCAAGACAG GAGCTGACGGGGTTCCGTTTGCGTTCCTGAACGGCTTGGAGATCTCCTCTCAGACTGGGATCATTTACTTTACGGACTCCTCCTCTCGCTGGGGACGACGGCACGTCAAACTAGAG GTGATAGAGACCAACGCTCTGGGTCGTCTCCTGACCTTTGACCCCTTGTCAGGGCGTGTGGGTGTCCTACTGGATGGTCTCTACATGCCCAATGGCATCGCCCTGTCACCTGACGagagcttcctgctgctagccgAGACCAGCATCGGGTGTAtcctcag gTACTGGCTGAAAGGCCCCAAGGCTGGCACCAAGGAGGTCATCATGAACAATATGCCCGGTTACCCTGACAACATCCGCCTTAGCGACCGTGGAACCTTCCTGGTTGGCCTAACGACCACACGCTTCAGGAAGCTCATGCCTCCATTCCTGGACCTGATTGGTCCGTACCCAGCGGTCAAACGCTTTCTGGCTAAG GCTGCAGTGAGACTAGAGAGAGTAatctga